One Mesorhizobium loti genomic window carries:
- a CDS encoding short-chain dehydrogenase/reductase SDR, producing the protein MTEFTPKFDLVGKVVLVTGASRGIGRACALACAGSGADVIVGVRNKADGAELVAEIERIGRRALAVQMDATDLATVRKGVADGHAAFGRIDVLVNNVGLGPENLAENVTEEDFDLTVNVNLKGTFFTTQAVGKLMIAQKGGRIINISSQAGTVTLKGEAIYCMTKAAINHLTRCLAAEWAQHKIAVNSVAPTFIWTDGTRPSLAEPDFHAHVLGHIPLGRIGDPIDVAGTVVFLASPAASLITGTNILVDGGWSVA; encoded by the coding sequence ATGACAGAATTCACACCAAAATTCGATCTGGTCGGCAAGGTGGTGCTGGTCACCGGCGCCTCGCGTGGCATTGGCCGCGCTTGCGCACTCGCCTGCGCCGGCTCCGGCGCCGACGTCATCGTCGGCGTGCGCAACAAGGCCGACGGCGCGGAGCTTGTCGCCGAGATCGAACGCATCGGCCGGCGGGCGCTTGCCGTGCAGATGGATGCGACCGATCTCGCCACGGTGCGCAAGGGTGTCGCCGACGGGCATGCCGCCTTCGGCCGCATCGACGTGCTGGTCAACAATGTCGGGCTCGGCCCGGAAAACCTGGCGGAGAACGTCACCGAGGAGGATTTCGACCTCACCGTGAACGTCAACCTCAAGGGCACGTTCTTCACCACGCAGGCGGTCGGAAAGCTGATGATCGCGCAGAAAGGTGGGCGCATCATCAACATCAGTTCGCAGGCCGGCACGGTCACGCTGAAGGGCGAGGCGATCTACTGCATGACCAAGGCGGCGATCAACCATCTGACGCGCTGCCTGGCGGCCGAGTGGGCGCAGCACAAGATCGCCGTCAACAGCGTGGCGCCGACCTTCATCTGGACCGATGGCACACGCCCCTCGCTCGCCGAACCGGATTTCCATGCGCATGTGCTCGGCCACATCCCGCTCGGCCGCATCGGCGACCCGATCGATGTGGCGGGAACCGTGGTGTTCCTCGCCTCGCCGGCAGCGTCGCTGATTACTGGAACGAATATACTGGTCGATGGTGGCTGGTCGGTGGCGTAA
- a CDS encoding metallo-oxidoreductase, translated as MTGLTRRRLLKTAAIAGASGLGLSAIGRLGSWAAASPEPVVLQTAKIQAKLMDVGPTNNVLTYGNAGMPPVLRMKKGEPFAARLVNAIDDPTTIHWHGIRVPNKMDGVPFLVQPYVYTGVHFDYAFTPPDAGTFWYHPHCNTLEQMGHGLTGVIVVENPSDPKFDAEFVLNLRDWRLGDDGQFIDQFRPRDVARTGTYGTVRTANWLDQPQYDAPAGGLVRLRVAITDVTRIYAFRVDGAEAAVIALDGNPVREHFSPDALLLGPGQRMELAIRMPDQEGAVVSLRDVRGTKPKILATLRATGSSLKRDVRDVAPLEVNPVAEVDLTSAQHISLALSATAENVPSDGICGSLGYSFWAINKVPWPGDTSDPTAPLAELKLGKSYVIDMENLTPQSHPMHLHGMSFKVLSSSTRQVEPLISDTYLIQPNEKVQLGFVADNPGDWLLHCHIIEHQKSGMTSYVRVV; from the coding sequence ATGACCGGATTGACACGCCGCAGGCTCTTGAAAACGGCAGCGATCGCTGGCGCAAGCGGGCTCGGGCTCTCGGCCATCGGCAGGCTTGGCAGCTGGGCTGCTGCCAGCCCCGAACCGGTGGTGCTGCAGACGGCGAAAATCCAGGCGAAGCTGATGGATGTCGGCCCGACCAACAATGTGCTGACCTATGGCAATGCCGGGATGCCGCCGGTGCTGAGGATGAAGAAGGGCGAGCCGTTCGCCGCGCGCCTGGTCAATGCCATCGATGATCCAACAACCATCCACTGGCACGGCATTCGCGTGCCCAACAAGATGGATGGCGTGCCGTTCCTGGTGCAGCCCTACGTCTACACCGGCGTCCATTTCGACTACGCCTTCACCCCGCCCGACGCCGGCACCTTCTGGTATCACCCGCATTGCAACACGCTGGAGCAGATGGGCCACGGCCTGACCGGCGTGATCGTGGTCGAGAACCCGAGCGATCCGAAATTCGACGCCGAATTCGTCCTCAATCTGCGCGACTGGCGTCTTGGCGACGACGGCCAGTTCATCGACCAGTTCCGGCCGCGCGATGTGGCGAGAACCGGCACCTACGGCACGGTGCGCACCGCCAACTGGCTCGACCAGCCGCAATATGACGCGCCGGCCGGCGGCCTGGTGCGACTACGCGTCGCCATCACCGATGTCACCCGCATCTATGCCTTTCGCGTCGACGGCGCCGAAGCCGCCGTGATAGCGCTCGACGGCAATCCGGTGCGTGAGCACTTTTCACCTGATGCCTTGCTGCTTGGGCCGGGGCAGCGCATGGAACTCGCCATCCGCATGCCCGACCAGGAGGGCGCGGTGGTGAGCCTGCGGGACGTCAGGGGCACCAAGCCCAAAATCTTGGCGACCCTGCGGGCGACGGGCAGTTCTCTGAAGCGGGATGTTCGCGATGTTGCACCGCTGGAGGTCAATCCGGTGGCGGAGGTCGATCTTACCAGCGCCCAGCATATTTCGCTGGCGCTCAGCGCCACTGCGGAAAATGTCCCGAGCGATGGCATCTGCGGTTCGCTAGGCTACAGTTTCTGGGCCATCAACAAGGTGCCGTGGCCAGGCGATACATCCGATCCGACCGCGCCGCTGGCCGAACTGAAGCTCGGCAAGAGCTATGTCATCGACATGGAGAACCTGACGCCGCAGTCGCATCCGATGCATCTGCACGGCATGAGTTTCAAGGTGCTGTCGTCCTCGACGCGGCAGGTTGAGCCGTTGATTTCCGACACCTATCTCATCCAGCCCAACGAGAAGGTTCAGCTCGGCTTCGTCGCCGACAATCCCGGCGACTGGCTGCTACACTGCCACATCATCGAGCACCAGAAATCGGGCATGACGAGCTACGTCAGAGTGGTCTGA
- a CDS encoding SAF domain-containing protein, translating to MVPCYAASKSGTMDISCMTNVALTGLARDLASRAAEGRPVRIGVIGSGEMGTDLVTQGMLMPGISVCAVSTRRPHTARDAIRIAYGDEAMAVEADTASKVTAAIEAGKIAITSNEMLVTNPLIDVVIDATGKPGVAADFCLSAMEHGKHLVMMNVEADVTIGCYLKQQADRLGVVYSVGAGDEPSSCMELIEFASALGLTIVSAGKGKNNPLNHDAMPDDYREEAIRRNMNPRMLVEFVDGSKTMVEMCAIANATGLVPDVPGMHGPKADRDDLVKVLIPREDGGLLLKKGVVDYTIGKGVAPGVFVIVEATHPRIIERMDDLHIGHGPYYSLFRPYHLTSLEVPLTAARIVLSGKPDMVPLPRPVAEVCAVAKRDLAAGETFDAIGETCYRSWTMTVEEARAQRALPVGLLEGGKVLKPVRKGELLTADNAAPDSTTRLFALRRLQDEMLYGA from the coding sequence GTGGTTCCCTGCTATGCCGCCTCCAAATCAGGAACCATGGACATCTCCTGCATGACCAATGTCGCCTTGACAGGCCTTGCCCGCGATCTCGCCAGCCGTGCCGCCGAAGGCCGCCCGGTGCGCATCGGCGTCATCGGTTCGGGCGAGATGGGCACCGACCTCGTCACGCAAGGCATGCTGATGCCGGGCATTTCGGTTTGCGCCGTCTCGACTCGACGCCCGCACACCGCGCGTGACGCCATCCGCATCGCCTATGGCGACGAGGCGATGGCGGTCGAAGCCGACACGGCATCGAAAGTCACCGCGGCCATTGAGGCGGGAAAGATCGCCATCACCTCCAACGAGATGCTGGTCACCAATCCACTGATCGACGTCGTCATCGACGCCACCGGAAAACCCGGTGTCGCCGCCGATTTCTGCCTGTCGGCGATGGAGCATGGCAAGCATCTGGTGATGATGAATGTCGAGGCCGACGTCACCATCGGCTGCTATCTCAAGCAGCAGGCCGACAGGCTCGGCGTCGTCTATTCGGTCGGCGCCGGCGACGAGCCGTCGAGCTGCATGGAGCTGATCGAGTTCGCCTCCGCGCTCGGCCTGACCATCGTCTCGGCCGGCAAGGGCAAGAACAACCCACTCAACCACGACGCCATGCCCGACGACTATCGCGAGGAAGCGATCCGCCGCAACATGAACCCGCGCATGCTGGTCGAGTTCGTCGACGGCTCGAAAACCATGGTCGAGATGTGCGCCATCGCCAACGCCACGGGCCTGGTGCCCGACGTGCCCGGCATGCATGGCCCGAAGGCCGACCGCGACGACCTCGTCAAAGTGCTGATCCCGCGCGAGGATGGCGGGCTGTTGCTGAAAAAGGGCGTCGTCGACTACACGATCGGCAAGGGGGTCGCGCCCGGTGTCTTCGTCATCGTCGAGGCGACGCATCCGCGCATCATCGAGCGCATGGACGATTTGCATATCGGCCACGGTCCCTACTACAGCCTGTTCCGGCCGTATCATCTGACCTCGCTGGAAGTGCCGCTCACCGCTGCCCGCATCGTGCTTTCCGGCAAGCCCGACATGGTGCCGCTGCCAAGGCCGGTCGCCGAAGTCTGCGCGGTTGCCAAGCGCGACCTGGCTGCCGGCGAGACCTTCGATGCGATCGGCGAGACCTGCTACCGCTCCTGGACGATGACGGTCGAAGAGGCCCGTGCCCAGCGCGCCCTACCGGTCGGCCTGCTCGAGGGCGGCAAGGTGCTGAAGCCGGTCAGGAAAGGCGAGTTGCTGACCGCCGACAATGCCGCGCCCGACTCAACGACAAGGCTGTTCGCCTTGCGCCGGCTGCAGGATGAGATGCTGTATGGCGCGTAA
- a CDS encoding Peptidase C14, with protein MRVPGWAMQLTEHSLCDVLTDLGAARKDEALAEEAIAACQEALVIFRDRKMDDLTAGSEKNLAEAQALLADLN; from the coding sequence TTGCGGGTTCCGGGGTGGGCGATGCAGCTTACCGAGCACAGTCTCTGCGACGTGCTGACCGACCTGGGTGCTGCCCGCAAGGACGAGGCGCTGGCTGAGGAAGCGATCGCCGCTTGCCAGGAGGCGCTCGTCATCTTCAGGGACCGCAAGATGGACGATCTCACCGCCGGTTCCGAGAAGAACCTTGCCGAGGCGCAAGCCTTGCTGGCTGATTTGAACTGA
- a CDS encoding family 2 glycosyl transferase, with product MPSDGSVSIAGRSPRLNVEVVEAIVTLPTFKRPEQVLETLASLRAQRTGRRFAVIVMENEAQAQEGAKAVLPMFERGEMPGMVIIAHERGNCSAYNAGWQTAILHFPNFRHLLVIDDDEIADPHWLERMCTAAETLGADIVGGPQVPVFADAAHVRWAEHPVFAPPYRETGRVPALYSSGNLLVGRDVLVAMGPPFLDLKFNFTGGGDSDFLSRSAQRGFVLGWCAEAKVRETVPARRVEADWIRARSLRNGVISTLVEKKKRAGTPLAGVKVFAKSLALLAAAPFRGLIRLARTGSPAIAIYPVHVALGRVLAEFGYANEQYRQPEKN from the coding sequence TTGCCATCGGACGGTTCGGTATCGATCGCTGGACGGTCTCCCCGGCTTAACGTGGAGGTTGTCGAAGCGATCGTCACCTTGCCGACCTTCAAGCGGCCCGAACAGGTGCTGGAAACGCTGGCGTCGCTGCGTGCGCAGCGGACCGGCAGGCGCTTTGCCGTCATCGTCATGGAGAACGAAGCCCAGGCGCAGGAAGGCGCCAAGGCGGTGCTGCCGATGTTCGAGCGCGGCGAGATGCCCGGCATGGTCATCATCGCGCATGAGCGCGGCAATTGCAGCGCCTACAATGCCGGCTGGCAAACGGCGATCCTGCACTTTCCGAACTTCAGGCATCTGCTGGTCATCGACGATGACGAGATCGCCGATCCGCACTGGCTGGAACGCATGTGCACGGCTGCCGAGACGCTCGGCGCCGATATCGTCGGCGGCCCGCAGGTGCCTGTCTTCGCAGACGCTGCCCATGTGAGATGGGCCGAGCATCCGGTGTTCGCGCCACCCTACCGGGAAACCGGGCGCGTGCCCGCGCTCTATTCGTCCGGCAATCTTCTGGTCGGGCGCGACGTGCTGGTCGCCATGGGGCCGCCCTTCCTCGATCTGAAATTCAATTTCACGGGCGGCGGCGATTCCGACTTTCTCAGCCGGTCGGCGCAAAGGGGCTTTGTGCTCGGCTGGTGCGCGGAGGCCAAGGTTCGTGAGACCGTCCCGGCGCGGCGCGTCGAGGCCGATTGGATCCGGGCCCGCAGCCTGCGCAACGGCGTGATCTCGACACTGGTCGAGAAGAAGAAGCGCGCCGGCACGCCGCTGGCCGGCGTCAAGGTGTTCGCGAAGAGCCTGGCGCTGCTTGCCGCCGCGCCGTTTCGCGGCCTGATCCGGCTGGCGCGGACAGGATCGCCGGCGATCGCAATCTACCCCGTCCATGTGGCGCTCGGCCGCGTGCTGGCCGAATTCGGATATGCCAATGAGCAGTATCGCCAGCCCGAGAAAAACTGA
- a CDS encoding exopolysaccharide production protein EXOQ → MSSIASPRKTERAPLSDAFTRDGVATAIAALLFTVIMVSFRPFQPAGAELTGDGGDIVNQLGFGSLGAISIFSLMAFADPRIVRSLLSPSWVLMLGFFFLSVVLATDPPSAMRAASFTMIGILTMATILALPRDAESFSKVIIFTAVVVMGLSYVGLIVFPHEALHTADSQEPEHAGLWRGVFTHKNIAGPIMACFSFAGLYLYRRGQRWWGAGIFCAAMIFMLHTGSKTTAGLVPFSILIVVLPSLIGMRLGTPILFALAIIATAVGTLGIVFLPPVKHLSAVYFPDMTYTGRTTLWEFAGSMLAKKPWTGYGYESFWGTPLLLNQDQPFDRPWDIRTIVHGHDGYLDIAVLMGIPALCVAVYTFLIAPLRDYMRIPLRKENIYLGDFFMMVVLFTALNAFLESFFFHRGDPVWLFFVLGVLGLRQVSLRPIAVRSPSRPA, encoded by the coding sequence ATGAGCAGTATCGCCAGCCCGAGAAAAACTGAGCGCGCCCCGCTCAGCGACGCGTTCACGCGCGACGGCGTGGCGACGGCGATCGCCGCACTTCTGTTCACCGTCATCATGGTGTCCTTCCGCCCGTTCCAGCCGGCCGGCGCCGAACTCACCGGCGACGGCGGCGACATCGTCAACCAGCTCGGCTTCGGCTCGCTCGGCGCCATTTCGATCTTCTCGCTGATGGCCTTTGCCGATCCGCGCATCGTGCGCTCGCTGCTCAGCCCATCCTGGGTGCTGATGCTGGGCTTCTTCTTCCTGTCGGTGGTGCTGGCGACCGACCCGCCCTCGGCGATGCGCGCCGCGTCCTTCACCATGATCGGCATCCTGACCATGGCGACGATCCTGGCACTGCCGCGCGATGCCGAGTCCTTCTCGAAAGTCATCATCTTCACCGCTGTGGTGGTCATGGGGCTTTCCTATGTCGGCCTGATCGTCTTCCCGCACGAAGCGCTGCACACGGCCGACTCCCAGGAGCCGGAACATGCGGGCCTGTGGCGCGGCGTGTTCACCCACAAGAACATCGCCGGCCCGATCATGGCCTGCTTCAGTTTCGCCGGCCTCTATCTCTACCGGCGCGGGCAACGCTGGTGGGGCGCGGGGATCTTCTGCGCGGCGATGATCTTCATGCTGCACACCGGCTCCAAGACCACCGCCGGCCTGGTGCCGTTCTCGATCCTGATTGTGGTGCTGCCGAGCCTGATCGGCATGCGGCTCGGCACGCCGATCCTGTTTGCGCTGGCGATCATCGCCACGGCGGTCGGCACGCTGGGCATCGTCTTCCTGCCGCCGGTGAAACATCTGTCGGCGGTCTATTTCCCCGACATGACCTATACCGGCCGCACGACACTGTGGGAGTTCGCCGGCTCGATGCTGGCTAAGAAGCCATGGACCGGCTACGGCTATGAAAGCTTCTGGGGCACGCCGCTGCTGCTCAACCAGGACCAGCCCTTCGACCGGCCCTGGGATATCAGGACCATCGTGCACGGCCATGACGGCTATCTCGACATCGCCGTGCTGATGGGCATCCCCGCGCTTTGCGTGGCGGTCTACACCTTCCTCATCGCGCCGCTGCGCGACTACATGCGTATCCCACTGCGCAAGGAAAACATCTATCTCGGCGACTTCTTCATGATGGTGGTGCTGTTCACCGCGCTCAACGCTTTCCTCGAAAGCTTCTTCTTCCATCGCGGCGACCCGGTCTGGCTGTTCTTCGTGCTCGGCGTGCTTGGCCTGAGGCAAGTATCGCTGCGGCCGATCGCGGTGCGCAGCCCCTCTCGTCCTGCCTGA
- a CDS encoding GTP pyrophosphokinase: protein MPSDLERRALAFATRAHESIDQRRKYTNQPYIVHPTAVAEIVRGVPHTDEMIATAYLHDVVEDTPVTIAEIESEFGRTVAELVGWLTDVSVPSDGNRAARKARDLEHTAAAPAQAKTIKLADLIDNTRTIERLDPGFWRVYRVEKIRLLDVLREGDATLWRRAAEQCSMPSDSPARS from the coding sequence TTGCCTAGCGATTTGGAGCGCCGTGCCCTTGCGTTTGCTACTCGGGCGCACGAGTCGATCGACCAGCGGCGAAAATACACCAACCAACCCTATATCGTGCATCCCACAGCGGTCGCCGAGATCGTGCGTGGCGTGCCGCATACCGACGAAATGATCGCCACGGCCTATCTGCACGATGTGGTGGAGGACACGCCCGTAACGATTGCCGAGATCGAAAGCGAGTTCGGCCGGACAGTCGCCGAACTCGTCGGGTGGCTGACCGATGTGTCTGTGCCTTCCGACGGCAACCGTGCTGCGCGCAAGGCCAGGGATCTGGAACATACCGCAGCCGCGCCGGCGCAAGCCAAGACGATCAAGCTCGCCGATCTCATCGACAACACGCGCACCATCGAACGGCTCGATCCCGGCTTCTGGCGCGTCTACCGCGTCGAAAAGATCCGGCTGCTCGACGTTCTGAGAGAGGGCGATGCGACGCTGTGGAGGCGTGCCGCCGAGCAGTGCTCCATGCCGTCGGATAGCCCGGCAAGATCATGA
- a CDS encoding mannosyl transferase, translating to MHLLFATSIVPDGALASGYEIANAAIIAALRRAGARVTVIGFAWPGKAAADLENTVVLGAIDVRTESASTLQKLAWVGKAMLSGLTFASVKLRGVSDRDVQAALERAGPFDGYVLNSVQFAGAFEKLFEDKPSIFVAHNVEHLSARENAAAAGGLFQRLLFRREARLLEIVEERLCHRARFVFTLAEEDRAALGVASDDRSAVLPLVTGAKAPTRNGPRRIDCDAALIGTWTWQPNRIGLDWFLGKVVPHLRPGFRIRIAGHMPSGVTSTHPGVEFVGRVPDARAFVCGAAVIPLISTAGSGVQLKTIETFELGLPSVATSRSLRGIDHRPDNCVVTDDPAGFARALEAAAVNIRDVDGSAFHRQQVKALDAAIRLGLEKLGGVRQEVFA from the coding sequence ATGCATCTGCTGTTCGCCACATCGATCGTGCCCGATGGCGCTCTCGCCTCGGGCTACGAGATCGCCAATGCTGCGATCATCGCCGCCTTGCGGCGCGCTGGCGCGCGCGTCACGGTCATCGGTTTCGCCTGGCCCGGGAAGGCCGCGGCCGACCTGGAAAACACCGTGGTGCTGGGTGCGATCGACGTACGCACCGAAAGCGCCTCAACGCTGCAAAAGCTAGCCTGGGTCGGCAAGGCGATGCTGTCGGGCCTCACCTTCGCGTCGGTCAAGCTGCGTGGGGTGTCTGACCGCGATGTCCAGGCCGCTCTCGAACGAGCCGGTCCGTTCGATGGCTATGTGCTGAATTCCGTGCAGTTCGCCGGCGCCTTCGAAAAGCTCTTCGAAGACAAGCCTTCCATCTTCGTCGCCCACAATGTCGAGCATCTCTCGGCGCGGGAGAACGCGGCTGCCGCCGGCGGCCTCTTCCAGCGCCTGCTGTTCCGCCGCGAGGCAAGGTTGCTCGAGATCGTGGAAGAGCGTCTCTGCCACCGGGCGCGCTTCGTCTTCACGCTGGCCGAGGAAGACCGGGCGGCACTCGGCGTTGCCTCCGACGACCGCTCGGCGGTGCTGCCGCTGGTGACCGGCGCCAAAGCGCCAACCCGGAACGGGCCGCGCCGGATCGACTGTGACGCCGCGTTGATCGGCACCTGGACCTGGCAGCCGAACCGCATCGGCCTCGACTGGTTCCTGGGCAAGGTGGTGCCGCATCTGCGGCCCGGTTTCCGCATCCGCATCGCCGGCCACATGCCGTCCGGCGTCACCTCGACGCATCCGGGTGTCGAGTTTGTCGGCCGTGTCCCGGATGCCAGGGCTTTTGTGTGCGGCGCGGCCGTGATTCCGCTGATCAGCACCGCCGGTAGCGGCGTGCAGCTGAAGACCATCGAGACCTTCGAACTCGGCCTGCCGTCGGTCGCCACCAGCCGCTCGCTGCGCGGCATCGACCATCGCCCCGACAATTGCGTCGTCACCGACGATCCGGCCGGTTTCGCCAGGGCCCTGGAGGCTGCAGCAGTCAATATCCGGGACGTCGATGGCAGTGCGTTCCATCGCCAGCAGGTTAAGGCGCTCGATGCCGCCATCCGGCTCGGCCTCGAAAAACTTGGGGGCGTCAGGCAAGAGGTGTTTGCATGA
- a CDS encoding N-acetyl-mannosamine transferase encodes MNMHAARAAFGFDSLKTILGISVLAIRWDDAIALLTRLIAERRFTKVSFLNAHNANIAYSDPAFAEALDDFLILPDGIGVDLAAQLLYGAPFPDNLNGTDFVPAFLQASTRPLTVGLLGATRVNAEAASVKLAALAVQHNFVVIHDGYFSAEQEPEIIGRIAALRPDMLLVAMGVPRQELWIARHIDERHCTMPVAVGALLDFLSGSVPRAPLWMRRLRLEWLFRLAVEPGRLWRRYVVGNPVFLWRVFKQRWSHGADTAGELR; translated from the coding sequence ATGAATATGCACGCCGCCCGCGCTGCGTTCGGGTTCGACAGCCTGAAGACGATCCTCGGCATCTCGGTGCTCGCCATCCGCTGGGACGATGCGATCGCCCTGCTCACCCGCCTGATCGCCGAACGGCGGTTCACCAAGGTCAGTTTTCTCAACGCCCACAACGCCAACATCGCCTATTCAGACCCGGCCTTCGCCGAGGCGCTCGACGATTTCCTCATCCTGCCGGACGGCATCGGCGTCGATCTCGCCGCGCAGCTTCTCTACGGCGCGCCGTTTCCGGACAATCTCAACGGCACCGATTTCGTGCCGGCCTTCCTGCAGGCCTCGACGCGACCGCTGACCGTCGGGCTGCTCGGCGCGACGCGTGTCAACGCCGAGGCGGCGTCGGTCAAGCTGGCGGCCCTTGCCGTGCAACACAATTTCGTGGTCATTCATGACGGTTATTTCTCCGCCGAACAGGAGCCGGAGATCATCGGCCGGATCGCGGCGCTGCGGCCGGATATGCTGCTGGTCGCCATGGGGGTGCCGCGCCAGGAACTGTGGATCGCGCGCCATATCGACGAACGCCACTGCACCATGCCGGTCGCGGTCGGCGCGCTGCTCGATTTCCTGAGCGGCTCGGTGCCGCGCGCGCCGCTGTGGATGCGCCGCCTGCGCCTGGAATGGCTGTTCCGGCTGGCGGTCGAGCCGGGCCGGCTCTGGCGCCGCTACGTCGTCGGCAATCCGGTGTTCCTGTGGCGGGTCTTCAAGCAGCGATGGTCGCATGGAGCTGACACGGCCGGAGAACTCCGTTGA
- a CDS encoding pyrroline-5-carboxylate reductase, whose product MTIRLVLAGCGNMGYAMLSGWLKSGKLAPSAVFVVEPNADLRQRAATLGCAAAADASEIPADAVPDLVVIAVKPQVIRDVTAAYKRFGDGRTTFVSIAAGTPVATFEDILGSRAPIARCMPNTPAAIGKGMMVVFSNPLVSDDTKRFVADLLSASGEVATIDDEGLMDAVTAVSGSGPAYIFHFIEALTVAAEKAGLPAATARLLAMQTVYGAASLAAESREDPGVLRQQVTSPNGTTAAALGVLMGEDRLTNLLTQAVEAARLRSIELGK is encoded by the coding sequence ATGACGATCAGGCTTGTTCTCGCCGGCTGTGGCAATATGGGTTACGCCATGCTCTCGGGCTGGCTGAAATCAGGCAAGCTTGCGCCATCGGCGGTTTTCGTGGTCGAGCCCAATGCCGATCTGCGCCAGCGCGCTGCAACGCTTGGCTGCGCTGCGGCCGCGGATGCCAGTGAGATTCCAGCCGATGCGGTGCCCGACCTCGTCGTCATCGCGGTGAAGCCCCAGGTGATCCGCGACGTCACTGCCGCCTACAAGCGTTTCGGCGACGGCCGCACCACCTTCGTCAGCATCGCCGCCGGCACGCCGGTCGCCACTTTCGAAGACATACTCGGCAGCCGCGCGCCGATCGCGCGCTGCATGCCCAACACGCCTGCTGCCATCGGCAAGGGCATGATGGTGGTGTTTTCCAACCCGCTCGTCTCCGATGACACCAAGCGCTTCGTCGCCGACCTGCTGTCGGCAAGCGGCGAAGTGGCCACAATCGACGACGAAGGCCTGATGGATGCGGTGACCGCCGTGTCGGGATCGGGGCCGGCCTATATTTTCCACTTCATCGAAGCGCTGACCGTAGCCGCCGAGAAGGCCGGCCTGCCGGCGGCGACCGCCAGACTGCTCGCCATGCAGACCGTCTATGGCGCCGCCTCGCTGGCCGCCGAAAGCCGGGAGGACCCGGGCGTGCTGCGCCAGCAGGTGACCAGCCCGAACGGAACCACCGCAGCGGCTCTTGGCGTGCTGATGGGCGAGGACCGGCTGACCAATTTGCTCACGCAGGCCGTGGAAGCGGCGCGGCTGCGGTCGATCGAACTGGGGAAGTAA
- a CDS encoding alpha/beta hydrolase fold protein, with protein MTIAQKTFETSHGRIAVRETGGKGTSVLLIHGNSSSSAVFRNQLESPLGERYHIIAADLPGHGASGDAIDPDRSYSMEGYADAMTEVLGLLGIDRAIVFGWSLGGHIGLEMIDRFPGLLGLMITGTPPVAPEEVSNGFKPSPHMHLAGQETFNAADVEAYARSTCGEPFESFLIDTVARTDGRARRLMFEKFSAGTGRNQREIVAGKTPPIAVLNGIDEPFVNTDFVSAVKFSNLWEGKAHLLDNSGHAPFWDSPDRFDPIFARFLASVDKN; from the coding sequence ATGACGATCGCGCAGAAGACCTTTGAAACCAGCCACGGCAGGATCGCCGTCCGCGAGACCGGCGGCAAAGGCACCTCTGTCCTGCTGATCCACGGCAATTCGTCTTCGAGTGCGGTTTTCCGCAACCAGCTCGAGAGCCCGCTGGGCGAGCGCTACCACATCATCGCTGCCGATCTGCCGGGGCACGGGGCATCAGGCGATGCGATCGATCCGGACCGCTCCTACAGTATGGAGGGCTATGCCGATGCGATGACGGAAGTGCTTGGGCTGCTTGGCATCGACAGGGCAATCGTCTTCGGCTGGTCGCTGGGTGGCCATATCGGATTGGAGATGATCGACCGTTTTCCCGGCCTGCTCGGCCTGATGATCACCGGGACGCCGCCGGTGGCGCCCGAGGAGGTCTCCAACGGCTTCAAGCCGAGCCCGCACATGCACCTTGCCGGACAGGAAACCTTCAACGCAGCCGATGTCGAAGCCTATGCGCGCAGCACCTGCGGCGAGCCGTTTGAGTCGTTCCTCATCGACACGGTCGCGCGCACCGATGGGCGGGCGCGGCGCCTGATGTTCGAGAAGTTTTCGGCCGGCACCGGCCGCAACCAGCGCGAGATCGTCGCCGGCAAGACGCCGCCGATCGCTGTCCTCAACGGCATCGACGAACCCTTCGTCAACACCGACTTCGTCTCGGCGGTGAAGTTTTCCAACCTTTGGGAAGGCAAGGCGCACCTGCTCGACAATTCAGGCCACGCGCCTTTCTGGGATTCGCCCGACCGTTTCGACCCGATCTTCGCGCGGTTCCTGGCAAGCGTGGATAAGAACTAG